The region TGGCGATGGGGGCCTTGGTGTCGGTGATGTCGCCGGTGCGGACGCCGTGGGCGCCGTCGTAACTCGTGGTCCACGACCGCTTGGTGAAGTTCATCTGGCCGTCGTTTTCCCACCAGTCCAGGCTGTCGCCGGTCTCCGTGGCGCCGAGGATGTCAATGTCGCCGTCGTAATCGGCGTCTATGGGGTAAACCTCCCGGCATTCCGTGTAGCTCGAGGTAATGGAATGGTTGGTGAAAGTGCCCGTCCCGTCGTTCTCGAACCAGTCTATGCGACCGTTGCGCGAGCTCGTCACCAGGTCGCGGTCCTGGTCCCAGTCCATGTCGAAGGCGACACAGGTGTAGGCCTCGGTCATCCCGGTGTAGATGACGTGCTCGGTGAAGGCCAGGGTCGGATCGGTCCAGTCCTCCAAGTACTCCCACCAGACGACCTCGCCGTTGCCGCGGCAGCTGAAGGCCACGTCAGTCCAGCCGTCGGCGTTGAAATCACCCGTGGTGAGGCCGATGTTTTCGGCGCCGTAGTGCCCCGAGGGGACGAGCGTGTGGATGTCGAAGGTCTCGTCGCCCAGGTTTTCGTACCAGCGCAGGGGTGACGACTGGTACGCCCCGGCGAAGAGGTCGAGGTCACCGTCCTGATCGAAGTCCACCGCCACGGGCAGGTCCACCTGGGGGAAGTTCGGGTCCACGACGTGCTCGGTGAAGTTACCGTTGCCGTCGTTTTCCAGCCAGGAGAGGTGCGCCGGTCCGGGGGTGTCTATGCCGATGATGATGTCCCCGTAGCCGTTGTCGTTCAAGTCCACGATGTTGAAGGCGGCCCACTGGTTGGGGACGATTGAGCGCGGGGTCGAATCGAACACCCCGTCCCCCAGGTTCCTGAACCACACGAAGATGGACGCGTCCGAGGATGAGACCACCACGTCCATGTAGCTGTCCAGGTCTATGTAACCCGCCTTGACGTAGTACGCCCCGTTGACGTCCCCGATGTGCTCCTGCGTCGGCGTCAGGTTCGGCGAGAAGGCGAGCCAGAGCTGCTCGAAGTAGTAGAAGTTGATGCTGGAGCTGGCGTAGAAAGTCGCGCCCCAAACCGAGTCCGGCTCCGTATCCCCCGGTCCGCCGGTCCAGTCGTTCTGGCGGCGCAGGTTGCCGAAAGCGGCCAAAGCGAGGATCAGCACCAGAATGACCACCGTTATACGTCGCATGGCTCCTCCCAGATTTGAGGCCCACCTCAGCTTCTTCGAGGTGTCGCGTAAAGTGTGCTTTTTTAGCTCGGGTGGACAATACTCACGACATTAATATAGTACACTTTTCACCACACGGCAACATGCCTTCCCCCGCCAGTCCCGCCGGATACTCCGAATCTGCGACGGCGAAGCCGTAAAACCGGCCCGCCGCTCACTTTTTCCCTTGCCTTTTTTTTCGTTCTTTATTACACTCCACCGCCCGGCGAAACTTTTCCGGGTCACCCCATCGGCAGGTCAGTATGCTCCGGCTGCACCGCTTGGAAAAAAACGACATGCGCGAGACCGTCCCCGAGTTCGAGGTGGGCGACACCGTCGAGGTGTCGGTCCGCATAACGGAGGGTGCCAAGACGCGCATCCAGAAATTCACCGGCATCGTCATCGCCAAGAACCACGGCGGTGTGCGCGAGACCTTCACCGTCCGCCGCGTTTCCGGGACCGGAAACATCGGCGTCGAGCGCATCTTTCCCCTCCACTCCCCCAACGTGGACGGCGTCGTCGTCGTGCGCCAGGGCAAGGTCCGCCGGTCGAAGCTCTACTTCCTGCGCCAGAAAATCGGCAAGGCGGCCCGAATCAGGGACAAGCGCCTGAGCTGAACCGGCCGGCCGCGGAGTGACGTTTTTTTGCGCGGACATCGGTTCGCGCTTTTTGCATCGCCCCTAGAATGAGCCGCCCATGCCTCCCGACAAGCTGAACCGTAGGTTAAACCTCTGCCTCGTCTGGCACCAGCACCAGCCGCTCTACCGCGACCCGGCCGCCAGAAGCCCCCGCGGGAGCTACCGCCTGCCCTGGGTTCGGCTCCACGGGCTGCGCGATTACTTCGGTATGGCGGCGAGGCTCTGGGAACGCCCCGGACTGCGTTGTTCCATAAATCTCACCCCGATTCTGGTCCGGCAGTTGAACGATTACCTCTCGGGGGCCACGGACCGGCTGTGGGAGTTTTCCGAAAAATCCGTGGACGGCCTGGACCCCGGGGAGACGCTCCGGCTCCTCCGGGACGCCTTCGACGCCGACTTTTCGCATCAGATCGGCATCCACCCGCGTTACGCCGAACTCTTCGAGCGATACTCACTCCTGAGTCAATCCCTGGCCGACCTGGACCTCTGGCCGGAGGACGGCGTTCCGTCCCGACTCGCGGCGGAGGCGATGGATGTGCCCCGGCGGGACCTGGTGGACCTCGCCTTCTGGTGCAACCTGGCCTGGTTCCCCGTGGAGCTGCGCGAGGGGGAATGGGTGACTCCCCGGGGTGAGACCCTCACCGTGGCCGGTCTCGCGGCCAAGGGGGCGGACTTCGATTCCGGCGACGTGGCCGAGCTCGGGCGGGCCTGGCGGCGCACACTGGCGGCCGTCATCCCCCTCCACCGCGCCCTGGCGGAGCGCGGCCAGGTGGAGCTGACCGCGACCCCCTTCGCCCACCCCATCCTGCCGATTCTGGTGAACTCGGACTCGGCGCTCATTGACCGCGCCGGCAGCGTTCACCCACCGCGCTTCTCGTACCCCGCCGACGCCCGTGGGCAGATCGAGCTGGGCCTGGACGTGCTCCGCGAGGCGTACGGCTTCGCTCCCTCGGGCTGGTGGCCCGCGGAGGGGGCGGTCGGCCGGAACGTCGTCGAGATTTTCAAGCGCGCCGGGGCTCGCTGGCTGGCCACCGACGAGGGGGTCCTGGCGCTCGTTCTGGGGCGCGAGCCCGCGCCGGCCGAGCTGGCCGTACCCTGGAACGCCGGGGTGCCCGTCTTTTTCCGTGACCACCCGCTCTCCGACGCCGTGGGGTTCCACTACAGCCGCCTCGCCCCCCGGGAGGCGGCCGGGGATTTCCTCTGGGGCCTGCGGCACCGCTACGCCGGGCTGGAGGGCGGCTGCGCCACCGTGATTCTGGACGGCGACAACGCCTGGGGCGCCTACCCCCGCGACGGACGGGACTTCCTCCTCGCCCTCTACGACGAGCTACTCCGGGCGGAGGACATCGCACTGACGACCCCCGGCGCGTATCTGACCGAGCTGGAGGGGCGGGGCGTACGATTGCCCGTGATAGAGGACCTCCCCCACGCGAGCTGGATAGACGAGTTCGGCTCGGCGCCGGGGAACGACCTGGGCACCTGGATCGGCGAGCCCGAGGAGAACCGGGCCTGGGAGCTCCTCTCGACCCTGCGCCGCGCGCTGGACGGGGCCGGGGTGACCGCCGAAGAGCGGCCCGACGTCTTCCTCCACGTGTACGCCGCCGAGGGGTCGGACTGGTTCTGGTGGTACGGGACGGATCAGGCGACGGCGCCCAAGGCGGAACGCGAGTTCGACCGCCTGTTCCGCGCCCACCTGGCCGCCGCGTACCGGACCGCCGGGCTCCCGGTTCCCGAAGAGCTCGACCGCCCGGTAATCCTGGACTACCTCGTCTGGACCCCCGACCGGGGGGACGCGGAGGTTTCCGCGGGGACGCGGCTCTTCGTGCAACTGGAGAGCCCGGGCGGCCTCGAGGTGCGCTGGCCCGACGGTTCCCGGACCCGGCCGGATTTCATGCCCATCGGCGGGGTGATGGGGCTCAGCACTGCCTGGCGGGCGGAGTTGGGTTATCCCCCCGTGGGTGAAATAGAGCTCGTGCTGGGCGACCGTCGGTCCGTGGTGCGCGTCACTTGACCGCGGTCCGCCGGCGGGATAAACTGAACCTGATTTCATTCCGCACCCGCGGACGACCGTGGCAGAGCTGACAGTTAACGCACCGCATCCGGGCCTGCTGGTCTTCACCGGGAGCCCGCTCAAGGTCAACGTCGCGGCGCTGGTCGGCGAAGGCGAGGCCGTGGTGGTGGACTCGACGGCCACCGTCGCCCAGGCCGGTCAGATCCGCCGTAATCTGGTTGACGGGGAGGGTCTCCGGCCGGTCGCCCTGGTCAACACCCATTGGCACTCGGACCACTGCGGGGGCAACGCCGGTTTCCTGGACGACGGGACGCCGTTAATCGCCCACCGGCGCCATTTCGAGACCATCTCCCTGGAGCGGAACATGGTCTCCCGGGGCCCGGTGCGCATCGCCTTCGAACGCCTGGCTCGGCCGCGGATTCTGGTGGACCGCCGGCTGGACCTGCGCCTGGGGGGGAGGACCGTCCAGCTCCTCCACGCCCCCGGGCACAGCCCCGACCTGGTGATGGTGTGGGACCCGGCGCAAAGGACCCTCGTCGCCGGGGACAACCTCCTGGCCGGCGAACGGCCCGAGGACCCGGCCATCCCCTACTTCTACTGGGGGGACCCCTGGCGGTTGATCGGCGCCCTGGAGCTCGCCCGGTCGCTCTCGCCGGAGCTCGTCGTGCCGGGACACGGCGTCCCCCTCGTCGGGGAGCACGCCAAGAGGGCCCTCGAGTACGCCCTGGGCTATCTCCGCTGGATTCTTTCGCTCCCGGCGGAGCTGCCGCGGGACGTGCCACTCGAAGTGGAAGACGAACCGCCGCGGTCCTGGATCGAGGCCGCGCCGCTCTCGGATTACCACGCCGACGCCGGAGCGCCGGACTGGGTGGCCCGCATGCACGAGCTGAACCTGCTCCGCATCTTTCTCGGCGTCCGGTACTCCAACCCGTAGGTTGCCATGCGCCTGGACAAGTTTCTAAAAGTCTCGCGGATCATCAAGCGCCGCCCCGTGGCCAAGCAGGCCGCCGACGCCGGTCGGATCAAGGTGAACGGCCGGGTCGCCGACGCGGCCAAGCAGGTCGCCGTGGGGGACGAGCTCGAGATAAGGCTCCACTCGCGTACCCTGGTGGTGCGGATCGAGAGCGTTTCCGAAACCGCGCGGAAGGGCGAGGCCGAATCCCTCTACACCGTCCTCGAGCGGAAGGGCGGCCGGGACGACCTACTCTCCTTTTAAACGAACCCCAACCGAAGGATTGAAGATGCGCCGTTTATTAATCCCCCTGTTGACCGCCTGCCTTTTCCTCGGGCTCGCCGGTTGCGCCTCCGAGGGGGGCGACCCCACCGAGGCCGTCCCGACGGGAGTCTTCCAGGTGGTCTACGTTCCCGACCTCGCCGGCCTCTGGGACGGCGCCGAAAGCCTGATCAACGAACTGCGCGGGGTGGCCCCGAACCTGGCGGACGAGGTGGTGGGTAGAATCGAGGAGCTCGTCCGGGAGATGTTCGATAGCGAGGAGCCCCCCGCGGACTCCCTCCAGGGGCTCTGGGACCTGGGGATTGACGTGGACAAACCGTTCTGCATCGCCCTGGGCGGATTCCCGGAGCCGCAGCCGGTCGTCCTGGTCTCCCTCAACGACCCCGCCTCGTTCTCCGATTTCTACTACTCCAGCATCAAAGAGGAAAAGCCGGAGCCCATCGAAAACTACGCGGAGGCCGAAATCAGGCTCTCCAACGGTGTTTACAGCGCCGAAACCGGCGGCCTCTTCATCGCGAGCGAGTCGCTCCCCCTCGTGAAGAGCTGCCTGGACGCCCTGGGCGATCCCGAGAAGCGGTTCTTCGCCGGGGACGGCGTCCGCCCCCTGGCGGAGCATTACGGGGATTACTCGGCCTGCGTCCTCATTGACCTGAGCTCCATCCGCGGTTTCCTGGCCCTGGCCCTGACCCAGGCCCCGGAGGTCCCCGGGGTGGTCAGGGATTGGTTGACCAAGGTCCAGAGCGTCGGGCTGGGGCTCAAAATCCAGCCCGAGGGGCTCCGCTTTTCCGCGGTGGCCTGCGGCGACTTTACCGATTCGAATGAACCGGAGAACAAGCTGCCCGTGCCCCGGGACTGCCTCGCCTTCATCGGCGGGGACGAGGGCCTGGTTCCCCTTGAGGAGAAAGAGGGTATCGCCGGGATGCTCGTCCACGCGCTCGACATGATCCCGGAGTCGGCGGAGTTCATCGCGGCCGTGGGTGAGGAGAACCTGGTCAGCCTCATCCAGAGCGTCGGCGGGGGCTCCTTCCTCTTCCTCACCGACGCCGGCTGGATGCCGGGCGTCACCTTCGGGCTCAAGCTGGACGACCCGGCGCTCTTCAAGCTCATCTACGACTCCAAGCTCCGGCCGCTCCTGGTGTCGGCCCTCGAGGGCGAGATGGAAGCCGTCTCGCTGGAGCGCCGCACCGAGGGCGATGTGGAGCTGGACGAGCTGACCGTGGGCGGACCGATTTCTATGCCGTTGAAACCGGCGTTGGCCTTCTACGACGGCTATCTCATCCTGACCAGCGACTCGGGGATGGTGGGCAAAATCCGGGACGTGGACCTGGGGCGGGCCGAGGGGGTTTACTCCAACGAGGATTACCGGCTGGTCGAGGGTCAGTTGCCCGGGTACCGATTGGTCAGCTTCGTCAGCGTGGATAAACTGGTCAAGCTTCTGGCCATGACGCCGGGGCTGGAGCTGCCCGAGGTGGTGCAGATTCTGGGTGACCACTATGCTCTCGTCTCAGCGGGCGTCGCCCTCGACAGGGGTGTCGCCGAGGCGGTCCTTCTGGTTTCCACGCGCGCATACTTGCCGGACGGGGCGGTGCCACGGACCGAAATCACCCGGGGCCTGCCCTGGTGGTTGTGGCTCGTGATAGGCCTTGGCGCCGCGATCATCATCGTTCTGGTCGTCGTCCTCGCGGGCCGGAAGCGGCGGGAGGCTGACTAAATCTGCGACACCTTGGCGTAATAGGGCGTGGGAAACGAAGCGAAGCGAGTTATACCCCAGCAAAACGTTGAAGTCGTCCCCGGTGGACGGCTTCTCATTCTCGTAGGGGCGGGTGTCTACACCCGCCCGCTTTTAATGAGGGTAGCCCACACCCCGACCAGTGTCTCGTTGATTGCGTTGACGTAGGGTCGGGCCTTCGGGCCCACCCGCGGGCCGACCTGAACGGCGCGCCGTCGGTCGGCCCCTACGAGGGCGCAATCCGTGCTAAAATTGGCGACTGAAACGGACGACGCCGATGCGCATAGCCCTCTTTTCCAGCGCCGCCAACGTGCACACCCCCCGCTGGGTGGATTTCTTCACCGGGCGCGGCCACGAGGTGCACCTCATCAGTATCGAGCGCGGAGAAAAGCTCTGCGCCAACCAGCACACCCTCACCCGGACGGACGGCGTCAGCCAGTGGAAGGTCTTCCGTTCGGTGGGCCGGGCCCGCCGCCTGGTCCGGGAGATTGACCCCGACGTCGTTCTCGGCCAGTACCTTCCGAGCCACGGCTTCCTGGCCGCCCTGGTGGACCGCCACCCGCTGGCCGTGGCGGCCTGGAGCCCGGACATCCCCTACGCCGTGGACCGCCACCCCTACGACCGGTGGCGCGTGGGCCTGATACTGAAGCGGGCCGACCTGACGCTGGTCTGCGGCCGGCACCTCCTGGACCACGCCCGCCGGTTGGGGGCCGAGGAGCGCCGGGTGGCGGCGACCTACGTGGGGGTGAACCCGGACATGTTCCATCCGGGCGACGATGGGGAGCGCGACCCCCGCCTCGTCTTCACCAACCGCGAGCACAAGGGCATCCTCCGCGTGGAGACCCTGATTCAGGCCCTGCCCGACGTCGTCAGGCGCATCCCCGACGTGCGCGTCGTCGTCGCCAACGACGGGCCGCGGCGTGGCTCCCTGGAACGGTTGGCCGAAAAGCTCGGCGTTCGGGACCGGTGCGAGTTCGTCGGGAGGCTCGCCTCCAGGCAGACGGCGGATTACCTCCGCAACGCCGCAGTCTACGTCTCCTGCTCCGAGGTGGACGGGATGTCCATTTCCCTCCTGGAAGCCCTGGCCTGCGGCGCCTACCCCGTCGTCACCGACATCCCCGCCGACCGGGAGATAATCGCTGCCGGGGCGCGGGCGGACCTCTTCCCCGTGGGGGATGCCGTAGGCAATGCCTCCGCCCTCGCCGAACGCCTGATCGCACGGCTGGTCGGACCGGAGCGGTCGGACGAGGACAGGCGGGTCAACCTCGAGGTCTTCCGCCGCGTCGGGCGGCTGGAGGATAACCTGGCCCTGGTCGAACGGCGGTTGCAGGCCCTGGTCGGGGGCGAGGCATTCGTCGGCGAGCCGTGGGCGCCGGGACCGGTATGAAGCGGCTTTTAATCATCGCCTACTACTACCCGCCGCTGGGGATGGGCGGCGTGAAAGAGCCGCTGCCCTACGTCAAATTTCTCTCGGATTACGGCTGGCGGCCCGAGGTGCTCACCGTCAAGCCGATTCTCTACTACGCCTACGACCGCGCGCTGGAGCGCGATTTCGCAAAATTCGCCGAGGTCCAACGGGCGGGCTCGCTGGACCCGGCGCGGCTCCTATGGCTGGCGGGCGTGCGCCGGGCTGGCTTCGGCTCCGGCGGTTTCCGCCACGGTGGAGCCCTGTCCCGCCTCCAGCACGTCCTGTTGAAGCCAGACCCCAAGGTGCTGTCGGTCCCCTTCTTCTACGCAAAAGGCCGGCGGCTGGGGCGCGGCGGACGCTTCGATGCGCTCCTGGTCATCGCGCCCCCCTTCAGCCACCTGCGGCTGGCCGACCGCCTGGCCCGCAGTTTCGATATTCCCTGGGTGGCCTACCTGGCCGACCGGTGGGTGGACGGCTGGGTGGCGAAAACGACGGGTCCGCTGGCCCGACCCGTGGCCCTGCGGGGGGAGGCCCGAGCGGTGGAGAGCGCGCGGGCGGTTCTCTGCGCTTCCCCCGTCGAGACGGAAGATCTACGGATGCGCTATCCCGCCGCGGCCCGGAAAATCGTCTGGGCGCCGCTCTCCTACGACCCGGAGCCGGACGCCGACCTCGGCCCCGTCGAGCGCGACCCGTCCCGGTTCCTGGTCTCCATGGTCGGCACCCACCGGGACGACGAGGGGCTGCCTACGGTCTGCCGCGCCCTGGCCCGGCTGGCCGGGGAGAATCCCGCGCGCAGAATAGTTCTGCGCCACGTGGGGACCAGCGTCGGGCGACCCTTCCTGGACGTGGCCCGGGAGAACGGGGCAGGCGCCTTCACCGAGGTTTTGGGTCAGGTCCCCTACCGGGAAAGCCTGCGACAGCAACGCGCGGCGGACGTGCTCCTCCTCACCGCCGCCCGGGACAACCCCCACGGGCTGCCGGGGCGCACCTCGGATTACGTCGGCGCCGGACGGCCGGTACTTCTGGTCTCGGCCAACCGGGCCGCCCGCCGGACGCTGGAGCGCTTCGATCTGGGCGCGGCCCACGACGACGACGACGACGAGGGCGTGTACCGTTCGCTAAAAGGGGCCCTGGAGGGGACGGGTCCGCTGAGCCGGCCCGTTCCCGTGGCGGCCCGGCGATTCTTCGCCGCTCCGGCCCGCGCGGAGCAGCTCGCAAAAATCCTCGACCGCTGGGACGGCGACCGTGCTCGCTGAACATCGGGTGCTGCTGGTCAGCTACTTCTTCCCGCCGCTGGGGGGCGGGGGGATGCTGCGCGCGTTGAAACTGGGAAAGTACCTCCCCGCCGCGGGGTGGGAGCCCGAGGTGCTTGGCGCGGACGACCCCCGGTATCACCTGCGGGACGAGGGTGCCCTGGGGGAGGTGGACTGTCCGGTCCACCGGGCGCCCGCCCGGCGTTTTCCCAGCGCGGCCCGGCTTCTGGGCGTCGGCGGCGGTTCCTCGGCCGGTTCAAGGGGTTCCGCCGGTTCTTCTTGGCGGGGGAGGTTGCGCACGGGCCTGGCCCGCCTGGGGAACCTGCCCGACCAGCAGGCGGGCTGGTCGCGAGCCGCCCGGTCCCTGGGGCTCAAGCTGGCCCGCCAGGGGCGCTATTCCACCGTCTGGACCACCTCTCCGCCGGTGAGCGGCCACCTGGTGGGCCTGGCGCTCAAGCGGGAGCTGGGGTTGAAGTGGGTGGCCGATCTGCGCGATTCCTGGACCCTCGGCCCCTTCTTCGACCCCGCGACGTCCTTCCATCGGATCCTGCAGCGGCGGCTGGAGCGGGTCGTCGTGGAGACGGCGGACGCCCTGGTCTGCGCCACGCCGCGGATGGGGGAGCTCTACCGCCGGTTCTATCCCGACTCCGCCCGCAAAATCAAAGTCATCACCAACGGCTACGATGAGGCGGATTTCGCCGGTCTGGACGACTTGACGCCCCATCCGGGGACGGTGGTCGGTCACGCGGGGACCTTCTACGGGGCGCGGCGGCCCGACGCCTTCCTCGCCGCCCTGGAGACCGTCGCCGACGAGCGGCCGGAGACCGGCCTGCGCTTCCTCGAAATCGGCACGTCGGGGCTGGAGGCCGAGGATACCCTAAGTCGCTTCGTTGAACGCAGGCCCGAGCTCATCACCCGCCTGGGGAACCTGCCCCACCGGCGGACGTTGGAAGAGCTGGCCCGCTGCCGCCTGCTCCTTCTTGTCGTGGGGAACCAGCCCGGAGCGCAGACCGTACTTACGGGGAAGCTCTTCGAGTACCTCCGCCTGGGTAAGCCCATTCTGGCCTGCTGTCCGCCCGGCGACGCCGCCGACCTGGTCCGCTCCCTGGGCGCGGGGCCGACGGCCGACCCCGACGATTCGGAAAAAATCGCCGGGGCGCTCCGCCTCCTCCTCGACGACCCGCCCCAGCCGCCGCCCCGGGAACGGGTGAGCGCGTACGAACGGTCGAGGCTGGCCGCGGAAACGGCCGCGCTCTTCGAGAGCCTTTGACCCGGCGGGCGGTCGGAGGATTGCGCGCGAGTGATATGAAAACGATTCCAATTTTCTTCACCGCCCTTCTGCTCCTGGCCTGCGGGGAGGAGCGCCCGGTGGATTTCTTCCCGGTGGAGGGAGACCCCGACCAGGAGATAGAGAAGTTCACCCTCCGGCAGAGCGAGGGCGGCGAGCTTACCTGGGAGCTGGTGGCCGAGCTGGCCTTCGTTTGGGACGACACGCACCAGGCGGTGGCCAAGCACCCCCGGGTGGATTTCTACAAAAACGGCGAGCACGTGGCCGTCCTCAACGCCGAGGAGGGCACGGTCAACCTCCTGACCAACGACATGGAGGCCCGGACCGGAGTGGTGGTCGTTTCCGACGCCGGGGCCGTCCTCGAGACCGAGGTGCTCGGGTGGGACAACCGCCAGCAGCGCCTGTTCACCGAGCGGGCCGTGAGCTATGAGAAGGGGGGTATCTCCCTCACCGGCTCGGGCTTCGAGTCCGACGCCGACCTCACCGACTGGAAGATCCGTCATCCCAGGGGTATGGTCCCGCCCGAGGAGCTGGGGGGCGAGGTGTTTTAAGTACGCCATCAGCTGGAAGCTGGGCGATTGCGCCGGATCGCCCTTTTTTCATGCCGCGGTTCGGGTTTCTTCGCTGCTTTGGCGTGAAAGAAGGGGGAAAAACGGCCCATCTCTTTGTACGTTGTTGACTACCGACTGTTTTCGTATTAAGTTAA is a window of bacterium DNA encoding:
- a CDS encoding glycosyltransferase, translated to MLAEHRVLLVSYFFPPLGGGGMLRALKLGKYLPAAGWEPEVLGADDPRYHLRDEGALGEVDCPVHRAPARRFPSAARLLGVGGGSSAGSRGSAGSSWRGRLRTGLARLGNLPDQQAGWSRAARSLGLKLARQGRYSTVWTTSPPVSGHLVGLALKRELGLKWVADLRDSWTLGPFFDPATSFHRILQRRLERVVVETADALVCATPRMGELYRRFYPDSARKIKVITNGYDEADFAGLDDLTPHPGTVVGHAGTFYGARRPDAFLAALETVADERPETGLRFLEIGTSGLEAEDTLSRFVERRPELITRLGNLPHRRTLEELARCRLLLLVVGNQPGAQTVLTGKLFEYLRLGKPILACCPPGDAADLVRSLGAGPTADPDDSEKIAGALRLLLDDPPQPPPRERVSAYERSRLAAETAALFESL
- a CDS encoding glycosyltransferase, which codes for MRIALFSSAANVHTPRWVDFFTGRGHEVHLISIERGEKLCANQHTLTRTDGVSQWKVFRSVGRARRLVREIDPDVVLGQYLPSHGFLAALVDRHPLAVAAWSPDIPYAVDRHPYDRWRVGLILKRADLTLVCGRHLLDHARRLGAEERRVAATYVGVNPDMFHPGDDGERDPRLVFTNREHKGILRVETLIQALPDVVRRIPDVRVVVANDGPRRGSLERLAEKLGVRDRCEFVGRLASRQTADYLRNAAVYVSCSEVDGMSISLLEALACGAYPVVTDIPADREIIAAGARADLFPVGDAVGNASALAERLIARLVGPERSDEDRRVNLEVFRRVGRLEDNLALVERRLQALVGGEAFVGEPWAPGPV
- the rplS gene encoding 50S ribosomal protein L19 gives rise to the protein MLRLHRLEKNDMRETVPEFEVGDTVEVSVRITEGAKTRIQKFTGIVIAKNHGGVRETFTVRRVSGTGNIGVERIFPLHSPNVDGVVVVRQGKVRRSKLYFLRQKIGKAARIRDKRLS
- the lptC gene encoding LPS export ABC transporter periplasmic protein LptC, which codes for MKTIPIFFTALLLLACGEERPVDFFPVEGDPDQEIEKFTLRQSEGGELTWELVAELAFVWDDTHQAVAKHPRVDFYKNGEHVAVLNAEEGTVNLLTNDMEARTGVVVVSDAGAVLETEVLGWDNRQQRLFTERAVSYEKGGISLTGSGFESDADLTDWKIRHPRGMVPPEELGGEVF
- a CDS encoding MBL fold metallo-hydrolase; the protein is MAELTVNAPHPGLLVFTGSPLKVNVAALVGEGEAVVVDSTATVAQAGQIRRNLVDGEGLRPVALVNTHWHSDHCGGNAGFLDDGTPLIAHRRHFETISLERNMVSRGPVRIAFERLARPRILVDRRLDLRLGGRTVQLLHAPGHSPDLVMVWDPAQRTLVAGDNLLAGERPEDPAIPYFYWGDPWRLIGALELARSLSPELVVPGHGVPLVGEHAKRALEYALGYLRWILSLPAELPRDVPLEVEDEPPRSWIEAAPLSDYHADAGAPDWVARMHELNLLRIFLGVRYSNP
- a CDS encoding glycoside hydrolase family 57 protein, which translates into the protein MPPDKLNRRLNLCLVWHQHQPLYRDPAARSPRGSYRLPWVRLHGLRDYFGMAARLWERPGLRCSINLTPILVRQLNDYLSGATDRLWEFSEKSVDGLDPGETLRLLRDAFDADFSHQIGIHPRYAELFERYSLLSQSLADLDLWPEDGVPSRLAAEAMDVPRRDLVDLAFWCNLAWFPVELREGEWVTPRGETLTVAGLAAKGADFDSGDVAELGRAWRRTLAAVIPLHRALAERGQVELTATPFAHPILPILVNSDSALIDRAGSVHPPRFSYPADARGQIELGLDVLREAYGFAPSGWWPAEGAVGRNVVEIFKRAGARWLATDEGVLALVLGREPAPAELAVPWNAGVPVFFRDHPLSDAVGFHYSRLAPREAAGDFLWGLRHRYAGLEGGCATVILDGDNAWGAYPRDGRDFLLALYDELLRAEDIALTTPGAYLTELEGRGVRLPVIEDLPHASWIDEFGSAPGNDLGTWIGEPEENRAWELLSTLRRALDGAGVTAEERPDVFLHVYAAEGSDWFWWYGTDQATAPKAEREFDRLFRAHLAAAYRTAGLPVPEELDRPVILDYLVWTPDRGDAEVSAGTRLFVQLESPGGLEVRWPDGSRTRPDFMPIGGVMGLSTAWRAELGYPPVGEIELVLGDRRSVVRVT
- a CDS encoding T9SS type A sorting domain-containing protein translates to MRRITVVILVLILALAAFGNLRRQNDWTGGPGDTEPDSVWGATFYASSSINFYYFEQLWLAFSPNLTPTQEHIGDVNGAYYVKAGYIDLDSYMDVVVSSSDASIFVWFRNLGDGVFDSTPRSIVPNQWAAFNIVDLNDNGYGDIIIGIDTPGPAHLSWLENDGNGNFTEHVVDPNFPQVDLPVAVDFDQDGDLDLFAGAYQSSPLRWYENLGDETFDIHTLVPSGHYGAENIGLTTGDFNADGWTDVAFSCRGNGEVVWWEYLEDWTDPTLAFTEHVIYTGMTEAYTCVAFDMDWDQDRDLVTSSRNGRIDWFENDGTGTFTNHSITSSYTECREVYPIDADYDGDIDILGATETGDSLDWWENDGQMNFTKRSWTTSYDGAHGVRTGDITDTKAPIAISTARIEDTVDWWAITDGFRDQGTLDSRILECEFENPNWLYLYWEGFEETDSDIAFYVRGGDDVSDLLGSSWSGPFYSMFDVGDQIGDGTRYFQYRVELTSDDPDVSPSLYQVEVYYQDGDVAADSLAVEAETHDEGVLVSWTSAGEFSTFDLLRASAGDADRRELYVKLNDLPFPSSSVSRYLDYEVEAGRSYAYLIRAVDSEGLVSEYGPVVAVAGGDAERNRLVLEQSHPNPTTGLATIGFSLPAEGPVELAVYDLSGRRVTTLVSGELAAGRHEVGFDAAALTAGVYIYRLTAGDGTLTRRMVVSR
- a CDS encoding RNA-binding S4 domain-containing protein; its protein translation is MRLDKFLKVSRIIKRRPVAKQAADAGRIKVNGRVADAAKQVAVGDELEIRLHSRTLVVRIESVSETARKGEAESLYTVLERKGGRDDLLSF